The Solanum pennellii chromosome 4, SPENNV200 genomic interval ACAAAACTAGTAGCCATTGCATGTTAGGGGTGGAAGAGAGAAAGAACTGTTTATAAAAGCAAAAACCCCAAAAGAACTACTAGTCTCATGAGGCCTGAAGCGAAAAACCACAAGTGCGATTAAAACTAACTAATTTATGTATCCAATATACAATGGTATCAACATTAATCCAACTCCTTCAAGTTGAAATAGCCACTTCTGTTGGAATCACTTTGAATGTCATTACTCAAAGTGCACACTTATCTAAAAGCACATCGTGTAACCCAGTAGTAACTCTGAAAGAAAGGGAGAGAGCGGAGGTGCAATGTGTCACCAAATCTGTTCAATTGAGAACCCCAACACTAATGGTAGTTGCACTATCAGCAATAAGTAACAGATCCAATGAAAAGTTACACCAAAGCACCAACAATTTTGCAAGACTCGAGAATCAAACTGTGAAAATTGGAAAAGGGGAACAAAAAGAGTCCAGTGTCGGCTTTAATCATCAAGAAGAATGCTTTAGCATATCAGTTAAAGTTATGTTGCCTTTAGCCAGTCAAATTTTCTGTGTACCGATGCTGGAAACAGTTTCATAATTACTAAAGGGTAAAGACAAAAGAGCACTAATTTATCACCAATATTTACAgtatttgaagtttgaaattcCAACCTAAATTTCATCAAAGAATCTTGAATAAACTACAGCTAGCCAATGAGATGCTGCCGCCCCAAATTGAGAACTTTATTCAATGAAAGCATGAACCATGGCGGGCCAATCTTTATAGACCAAAAGGACGGTTCTAGTATGCACATCATGCTTGgcaatacatttttaaattagACAAAATGAAACCAAAAGTCAACAACCAGTTACAGCATTTGCCAACTCTGAAACAGAGCAAACGTCATTTCCAAGAATTGTCACATAGGTCTATCATGATGctgcagcagcagcaacaacaacatagtAGCGTAATCTCATAGTTTATACAGAAACCTTATCCCTCTACCTACTGAGGTAAACATAGATCTATCATATGCTTTGAAAATGCCTACCAAAAAAAGGGCCTCTATTAAAACAGATGGAATATTAAGTCGACGCAAAGTAATATTCTTCTTAAAAATCCAAGCTAAAGGTATGGATGGATATGTACTTACTGCCTTCAATAAAGAAATGGGAATGCAACACAAACTATGCgtgtcacaaaaaaaaattaatcttgacttgatacaaaattattagACACATCCAAATGAACACAAATGGAGTTACACAATCAAAATGCAGAATTTGAAGGAAGATCAAACCAACAATGCCCTACTTCTTTGAGAATAGGGAAATATAAAGTGCTACTTGCTtcgtaaaaataaatattcatttcCACGAATAAGAGAGCTTCATCAGAGCATCCAAATACAAGAGAAATACGTAGACAAAAGGTAATCTTTGATGAAAACAACAAATGGCAAGAAACAGCGCCTTTAGGTAATAGGTATTACAAATCACAGGATAAGGACTACAAACAGCCAATTTTGATCAATGAGTAAAATTACATCATCGGTTATCAATCCTAAGCAAAGAGGTTTCACTCACGATGTTACTACTCATTATCAGCTTTTGATGGTTCTTTGATCTCATCAGTTCCATCATCCTGAAGAAGTAAAGTCAACAAGAGATGGATTAGCCAAACAATCCAATAAGCAAAACAATCAAATTAACAAAAGAACACAAGGATTTACCTGCATATCCGAGGTCCACAAAGTGAGGTTATCACGCAGAAGTTGCATAATCAAAGTGCTATCCTTGTAGGACTCCTCTCCCAGGGTGTCAAGCTCCGCAATTGCCTCATCAAAGGCCTATTACACAACCATACAAACCATAAACATCATTGGATAGATACAAacatctatttttctttccaaaatcACCCTGGATGCTCAATTAAGAAACAAGGAATACAATAAATCTGTTACCTGTTTGGCGAGATTACAAGCACGATCAGGAGAATTCAATATCTCATAGTAAAACACTGAGAAATTGAGAGCTAGACCCAATCGGATTGGATGTGTTGGGGCCAATTCGCCATTAGCGATATCCTGAAAAAGAGAGAGACGTCATGTCCATGCTTCGATTAAATAATACTACATGGTTCACCACGGGAAACATTTTTTTCCTTGGACGACGAATTCTAATGGATTTTGGTTACTCTTCTAAATAAAAATGGTGACTTGCAGTACTTGTTTATGCAATTTCCTAGTTTAACACACAGAAAACATTCCCGTTCGCAGAACTCATATGAGATTTTCCTCCACATTTTATAAAGAATGAAAGTCTAAATACCTGAGCAGACTTGTAGGCCGAAAGAGTATTCTCTGCAGCTTCTTTTCTCTCGGTTCCGGTTTTGAACTCAGCCAAGTACCGGTAGTAATCTCCCTTCATTTTCAAATAGAAAACCTTGGAGTCTCCGGTAGCAGCTGACCCGATGAGTTTGGAATCAAGCAACTTGAGGATGCCGTTACAGATCGAAGTCAGCTCATTCTCGATCTGAGATCTGTATTTCTTAATGGAGGCAACGTGATCTTCGTTACCACGACTCTCCTCTTTCTGCTCGATCGATGAAATTATACGCCACGATGCTCTCCTAGCTCCGATCACGTTTTTGTATGCGACGGAGAGAAGGTTGCGTTCTTCGACGGTAAGTTCCTCGCCGTTCAAGGCCGCGACGACCTTCTCCATGAATTCTACCATCTCTTCATAGCGTTCAGCTTGCTCAGCAAGCTTCGCCATGTACACGTACTCTTCACGTGGAGACGCCATTGATGGTTCTGtgttctagagagagaaagaggggttttagagagagaaagttgAGAAAATGGAATGAGCGGTTTTGGAAGTTCTTTACCTTCCATTTTGCTTTTATTTGTCTGAAAATGTGGGCCGGGCTGCTGGAACCATTTGAGCCTTTATGGACTGAGGTCTTTGCCTCATTTGGGCCTTCACATTACTCATactttcaactttaaaataataGCACCAAATAGCTGCTTTGAGtctatttaaaatttactactatttagttgttgttgctgctcTGAAGAAAACTGTAgaaataacaaacataataaGGTTTTATAGCTATGGTTTTGATAATTGTGTTTCatttctataaatttttttgcCATGAAGGTTGTGGTTTATATATTTCTGTTGTGAATATACAAATAggataaatatatacaaattttatatctaTGCATTTAGGAATATTTTATAACTACATTTGTATATTTCGCTTACTGATATACAAATAAGATAATTTATTATGATCTTTTTTCATAAATCGTATACAGATAGTTAGGGTAAGCATGTTCAAATTTCTGCATTTATACAATCAAGAATCAAACTTTACAAATTCTTGTTTATACAAATCAGACAAATAATAGGAATTAGGAAAATTGTAGCCacgaattattatttttttaaactgtAGTTATAATACCTAATATAAGCCGAAGGTTTAATACCTAATATAGGCTGAAGGTATGTTAATTGTGCATAATTTTCCCTAATTGGATATCGGAAGGTCTGAAGCTTAAATATAGATTTAAGGCTTAATTGTTTAAAGTTTAAACCTTAAATTTTGATTCTTACTTAAATGGGTTGCTATTTTTGAATTTCTCTCCAATTGCTAAATTAGCCGTTATTATGGATAATAGAATAACAAATCTAAATTCGTCCGTGCAAACTTGTAGTCAAGTAATAGCGTAAAGTAAACTAATCactttataattttgtaattgaaaaataatttactttacGTAATTACTTAAAAACAAACTTATAAGAAGCACTTAAATTTGTTACGACAAAGTTTAAAATTCTGAATTGAAATTACATCATAATATCATGAAATGTCACTTGCGGAAAACTCGATAACAATGACTATATTCCAATAAAATGGTTTGAAAGTGgctattgttttaattttatccaTGGATAATCCAAATACAGGACCCATCTTTTTGAGTACTTTTGGCCCATTTTTGAATCCGGTCCAGCTTCTTCGGCTCTCACAATTTCTGTTTCTTCCTCCGGTGAACTCTTCGCCGTCTCATTTTCCGGCAAAATTCAGttgtaagttttttcttttGCCTGTTGATTCCGATCTATACTCTCTCTCACACAAAACGAAATCTCTACAATCCTTTTTCGATGAATTTCAGCTGTTATAATATCATTCACTGAATCGGATTTGCTATGTGTTGTGTATTCACCTGcaatttttattttgcttaATGACTCTTAATTTGTGATTCTGTGCTACTATGCTGcgaaataatagtaataatttttgtatgaagtcataaatgatgaatttttaattatcattttgttaCTGCTATTAGTTTTCAGCTATGTTGCTCAGGACTCTCCAAAACTGATGCTGCGCCTGTGttggattcttcaaaaatgcactacttttggagaatccgacTCACATCCATAGTCATTTTTAAAGAGGCATAGCAACATAGGTTTCCAACACATGAGAAAGTTATAAATTACAAGTGAAAAATCCAAATTGTTCTTGCATCAGAATCTACAATTTCATTCGGTATTGCATCAAATTTAGCTCTTCTTCCAGCTTTGCATTGTAAAGGACTGGCTTTGCTTTACTTCTTCAGAAGAGTAGTTGATCACTTTTTTGTCACGTCTTCTTCACTTCCGTTGTTTTCTTTTCCGAACTGctttcatttacttttcttgAGCTGAGGATCTATTGGAAACAATCACTCTACCTTCCAAGTTAAGGCTACACTCTTCCCTCCACAGACTGCACTGGATATGTTGTATAGTAGTTGATCACTTACTTAATTGTGCTAATGTTGGTAAATATATAATCTtggttttatgttttaatttgttaacTGATGTTAAACTTAGGACTCTTTATTACCAAAAGTGAAGTCTGAAAGTGAATTCATTTCCTGAATAACCCATGTAATAGTCTTTACCAGGTATATGTAGAAGGTAACTTATGGGTTCATCGGAACCTAGTAGCTTTGGCTTAGGCCCTTTATAGATGTTAAAAGATCCactaaataagtataaataatagatgttgaaccTAGTGAATTAATTGTGTTGTGTCAGAATACCAAACTCTAACTCATACTGTTCAATTGAGGAATACGCCTTTATCTTTAGATGTATATACACCATATCCTCGTGTATTTCTGATAAATGACTAAATGAATGGTTCCTGCGTGTAAACTAGTTAGATGCAGATGTCATCTTCAAGATATATGAAAACACTGCCTTTCAGCTGCAGGATTCTGCCAGAATTGATGTTGAGTTAATTGATCAATGAGTACATCCCATAATTGATTGTCCTTGTCCTTTATTACTGTATGCTTGTGCTGGTCCTGTTTGCAGTACATTCATGTTTTATCAGGGAAGATTTACTTTTGTTTCACAATTTTGAAAGCACAAAAGGTGAATGATCATTCTTCATTTATGTTTCTTTCTAGttttccctctcttctctttaACATCTTCAATGTTCTAAAACCTTTCACCTTATTAATGTGCCCCTTTCTATTTATTCATAAGTTTTCCATCTCTCCTTTGTGGAtggcaaaaacaaaaatatcaaaagatcTCTGCATCCATGGAGAACCTAAGGTTCCTAAAAATGAACCAGTATTTTAGATTCTCTTTGATGCATGAACAACTTGCCAATACAGCTTCTTATAGTCAAGGATCTCAAATGTGTCATGAAAGAAATTACGTCCCCATCTGCGCGTCTTCTGTAAAATGTGTCGGTAGTCAGTCCTGAATTGTTATGGTCAAGATTATTTGGCACCATGGATCTGGCCTGCATGCGATACTTACCTTAAACATCGTATGAACCTGTGCGTAGGATGCAGTGGGATTTTTATGGAGGATAAATAAGAAAGGTCCTAGGAGTTCTGCCTTATTGATCCTGTTCTTGCACGTTATCGATTATATTCCAAGGTCAAATAATAGATATAGGGATGTATTTTTGGCTTAATTTTGTGATGCTAAATGGATGATCTTGATAATGTGTTGCCCTCTTCTGACTTTTTTCGTGTGGAACTGATCATATTATATTAATCATAACAGTTGCTGCAGGCAAAAAGACATGGCATTGATCTACCTCAGATCATTGAGAAGCATGAACAATTCCCAAAGAGTTGATTCAAATGGGAGGCTGCAGAACATTTGCTGCGGGCAGTAAATCAAAGAAGGGTGGTAAAGGGGGTTCAGCTGCCGATGCTTCAAAGGCGTGAACTATCAGCAAGGAAGTCAAGGCCACTGCAGTTGTTGGAGCAAATATCCCCAAGGATGGAGCAAATCCTAATATATTGCAGGACTCAGAATACTCGGAATGGCTAGGGCACCTGCTGGATAAATGTCCTGCACTCAGTGAATTGAGAAGGAAAGACATTGAGTCTCTCCTTTATGAGGGCCTTAAACGCTTTGTCAAGCTAGATAACCGAGCTAGGATCAAGGAAAACAACTCGATCAGGGCCAAGAATTGAAATCTCTTTTGAAGGTGACGTATTTTATCATACTCTAATCCATTactaggatatatatatatatatatatatatatatatatatatatatataNNNNNNNNNNNNNNNNNNNNNNNNNNNNNNNNNNNNNNNNNNNNNNNNNNNNNNNNNNNNNNNNNNNNNNNNNNNNNNNNNNNNNNNNNNNNNNNNNNNNNNNNNNNNNNNNNNNNNNNNNNNNNNNNNNNNNNNNNNNNNNNNNNNNNNNNNNNNNNNNNNNNNNNNNNNNNNNNNNNNNNNNNNNNNNNNNNNNNNNNNNNNNNNNNNNNNNNNNNNNNNNNNNNNNNNNNNNNNNNNNNNNNNNNNNNNNNNNNNNNNNNNNNNNNNNNNNNNNNNNNNNNNN includes:
- the LOC107017959 gene encoding 14-3-3 protein 5 is translated as MASPREEYVYMAKLAEQAERYEEMVEFMEKVVAALNGEELTVEERNLLSVAYKNVIGARRASWRIISSIEQKEESRGNEDHVASIKKYRSQIENELTSICNGILKLLDSKLIGSAATGDSKVFYLKMKGDYYRYLAEFKTGTERKEAAENTLSAYKSAQDIANGELAPTHPIRLGLALNFSVFYYEILNSPDRACNLAKQAFDEAIAELDTLGEESYKDSTLIMQLLRDNLTLWTSDMQDDGTDEIKEPSKADNE